One genomic segment of Streptococcus salivarius includes these proteins:
- a CDS encoding CPBP family intramembrane glutamic endopeptidase, with product MKRKQALLLYLVGTLGQILLVSLLVWLLRAGGVRVDYGTPIGLFTLILGGLSSAIWGGYVSIRYHHSSFKQLVRDFFQVKQPLSNYLLVLIFLGLDFLPLVLSGGMIIQAWYLPIILFCKTLVFGGIEEIGWRYFFQPALQEKLTYLVSTLFTFLAWSLWHILYFYIDGSLATIHLLPFLLGLLSNCFILSAIYTKTRSLWLCVMTHALVNALSQLSSTEESLWLSLVIKVLIILLAMKIAGSSMEKVKS from the coding sequence ATGAAAAGAAAACAAGCCTTGTTGCTTTATCTAGTGGGGACCCTTGGACAAATCTTACTGGTCAGTCTCCTAGTTTGGTTGCTAAGAGCAGGAGGAGTTAGGGTTGATTATGGAACTCCAATTGGCCTCTTTACCCTTATCTTAGGTGGCTTGTCATCAGCCATTTGGGGAGGCTATGTTAGCATCCGCTATCATCACTCTAGTTTTAAACAACTTGTCAGAGATTTTTTCCAAGTCAAACAGCCTCTTAGTAACTATCTCTTAGTCCTCATTTTTCTAGGTTTGGATTTTTTACCACTGGTCTTGAGTGGAGGGATGATTATTCAGGCTTGGTATCTCCCCATTATCTTATTTTGCAAAACCCTTGTCTTTGGTGGTATCGAAGAAATCGGTTGGCGCTATTTTTTCCAGCCTGCTTTGCAAGAAAAGTTGACCTATCTAGTGTCCACGCTCTTTACATTTTTGGCGTGGTCACTATGGCATATCCTCTATTTTTACATTGATGGCTCTCTGGCCACGATTCATTTATTGCCATTTTTGCTAGGTTTATTAAGCAACTGTTTTATCTTATCCGCTATTTATACCAAGACCAGAAGCCTTTGGCTTTGTGTCATGACTCATGCGCTAGTCAATGCTTTATCGCAACTGTCATCAACTGAGGAGAGCCTTTGGTTATCCCTTGTGATTAAGGTGTTGATAATTCTTCTTGCAATGAAAATTGCTGGTAGCAGTATGGAGAAAGTGAAATCCTAA
- a CDS encoding DUF4300 family protein produces the protein MKHLKKQTLILLSIASLLLVGLAVFAHIHKKEEKPSYSNLNSKASLNEVRSILSKHLEKGSVDNFINLVRDYNDTVGSVGLSGDFAPFSKTDYDVEKISSLWTAKHGDFIGTNCRINTYTLLKGKIKIPQVKSDSELLFQDKDAIDKGKLFDAKDQADFEILFSRVKTEATQDVKIHAKHMEDYYKQFTFDDKARMLSVVVHDNLDGDSLFVGHVGVLVPTTDGYLFVEKLTFEEPYQAIKFASKKDCYKYLTTKYKDYTGPGLAKPFIMDNGKWVDMD, from the coding sequence ATGAAACATCTGAAAAAACAGACGCTAATTCTTTTATCTATCGCTAGCCTATTACTCGTCGGTCTAGCAGTTTTTGCACATATCCACAAAAAGGAGGAAAAACCAAGCTACTCCAACCTTAATAGCAAGGCCAGTCTTAATGAAGTGCGCTCCATTCTCTCGAAACATTTGGAAAAGGGGAGTGTGGATAACTTTATCAATCTGGTTAGGGATTACAATGATACCGTGGGTTCTGTTGGACTTTCTGGGGATTTTGCACCATTTAGCAAAACAGACTATGATGTGGAAAAAATCAGTAGCCTGTGGACAGCTAAGCATGGTGACTTTATCGGTACCAACTGTCGTATCAACACCTATACGCTACTGAAAGGCAAAATTAAGATTCCACAGGTCAAGAGTGATAGTGAGCTCCTTTTCCAAGATAAGGACGCTATTGACAAGGGCAAGCTCTTTGATGCCAAGGATCAGGCAGACTTTGAAATTCTCTTTTCAAGGGTCAAGACTGAAGCCACCCAAGATGTCAAGATTCACGCCAAGCATATGGAGGATTACTACAAGCAATTCACCTTTGATGACAAGGCACGCATGCTGTCAGTCGTTGTCCACGATAATCTGGATGGAGATTCCCTTTTTGTCGGTCACGTTGGCGTCCTGGTACCTACGACAGATGGATACTTATTTGTCGAAAAATTGACCTTCGAAGAGCCCTACCAAGCCATAAAATTTGCTAGTAAGAAAGATTGCTACAAGTATCTCACAACCAAGTACAAGGATTATACCGGACCGGGTCTAGCCAAACCCTTTATCATGGACAATGGCAAATGGGTGGATATGGACTAG
- a CDS encoding TetR/AcrR family transcriptional regulator: MTNKRKTNSVTNLKAALIDLLLEMEYSKITIGNITQRANVSRGTFYQHFLDKDDLAYSIGTETMQRFWEILAQGNLDKEDMLLKALLLIKNDYKHFKAISKAPHVQFKDKVQQLICDLINNNKTIREKIKKNTKISDEIVIKAFSASFETIISFWIDNDLSESPEKVVDNIIKIEQLFWK, translated from the coding sequence ATGACAAATAAAAGAAAGACTAATAGCGTTACTAACCTCAAGGCTGCCTTGATAGACCTCCTACTTGAAATGGAGTACTCAAAAATAACCATTGGAAATATAACTCAGAGAGCAAATGTTAGTAGGGGAACATTTTACCAACATTTTCTTGATAAGGATGATTTAGCATACTCTATCGGAACAGAGACGATGCAAAGATTTTGGGAGATTTTAGCTCAAGGAAATTTAGATAAAGAGGACATGCTTTTAAAGGCTCTACTATTAATTAAAAATGACTATAAACATTTTAAAGCAATATCAAAAGCACCTCACGTTCAATTTAAAGATAAAGTTCAACAACTAATTTGCGACTTAATAAATAACAACAAAACTATTAGAGAAAAGATCAAGAAAAATACGAAGATTTCAGATGAAATTGTGATAAAAGCCTTCTCTGCATCTTTTGAAACCATTATTTCTTTTTGGATTGATAATGATTTATCGGAAAGTCCCGAAAAAGTTGTAGATAATATAATAAAAATTGAACAACTATTTTGGAAATAA
- a CDS encoding MDR family MFS transporter codes for MTKSRKILGFIGLVLAMFMGALDATIVNIALPNIMEDLHTGLTDTSWVATIYVLAMSVFIITVSKLADIYGRKLVMLIGVVIFGIFSFACMMADSLLLLIIFRFFQGIGGAILTPIVLPMGIELLGKENTSRITAIMGAFSALAAAGGPVIGGLIVHWTTYHWIFGINVPIAIIAFLMILVGTKESYDLTISKNIDRLGIIFLTCTLGGLIFGLLEGREYGWGSQTIIASFVISVVGLFFLFLTERRVKSPVIDLKLFKESTFTSSSLIYMIFGFAIIVPSLILNYFLQNVRNYSALHSAYLIIPTSLAIVVGMPLATKMYQKISARLLISIGLVITAGGLFMLSLIQYNTSQSIIVCCNVIIGLGLGFMAMSLTSSVKYLPINKAGIGSGIVNSSRYVGQAIGMALLVTILNSNVNIAKTQIKETAYNQIEKRVLSTDVKKVAKKEIAKTFDTTKNSNSISTKQSNMGDTIKTAAQKTDNLPEPKKGSNYRKIYDTNQLLINGVETISSSVSQLSSSLKTISGEQAKVGTAVKLLAQRDELSSALKVIVNEKNDQLSRAFDNVFIVGAIVVLICTPSALMTEKRKVE; via the coding sequence ATGACAAAATCAAGAAAAATTCTAGGATTTATAGGGCTAGTTTTAGCAATGTTTATGGGAGCTTTAGATGCAACGATTGTTAATATCGCCCTACCAAATATTATGGAAGACTTACATACTGGATTGACTGATACAAGTTGGGTAGCAACAATCTATGTTTTAGCAATGTCTGTATTTATTATTACTGTTTCAAAACTCGCTGATATCTACGGTAGAAAATTGGTTATGCTAATTGGTGTTGTAATATTTGGTATTTTCTCATTCGCCTGCATGATGGCTGATTCATTATTACTCTTAATTATTTTTAGGTTCTTCCAAGGAATTGGAGGTGCCATATTAACTCCAATTGTTCTCCCCATGGGAATTGAACTATTGGGGAAAGAGAATACCAGCCGTATTACTGCTATTATGGGGGCCTTCAGTGCCTTAGCTGCAGCGGGAGGACCAGTAATTGGTGGTTTAATTGTCCATTGGACAACATATCATTGGATTTTTGGTATTAATGTTCCAATCGCCATTATTGCATTTTTGATGATCCTAGTGGGAACAAAAGAATCATATGATTTAACAATTTCAAAGAATATTGACAGGCTAGGTATTATTTTTCTTACTTGTACTTTAGGTGGACTTATATTTGGTTTATTAGAAGGTCGCGAGTATGGTTGGGGTTCACAAACCATCATAGCTAGTTTTGTTATTAGTGTCGTAGGCCTATTTTTCCTTTTTTTAACCGAAAGAAGAGTAAAATCACCTGTCATTGACTTAAAATTATTCAAGGAAAGTACGTTTACATCTTCAAGTCTTATTTATATGATTTTTGGATTTGCGATTATCGTACCTTCATTAATCTTAAACTATTTCTTGCAAAATGTTCGCAACTATTCTGCTTTGCATTCAGCATATCTTATTATTCCTACTTCTTTAGCTATCGTAGTAGGTATGCCGTTAGCAACTAAAATGTACCAAAAAATTAGTGCAAGATTGCTCATTAGTATCGGTTTAGTTATTACAGCAGGTGGATTATTTATGCTTAGTCTTATTCAGTATAATACCTCACAAAGCATCATTGTTTGTTGTAATGTAATTATTGGTTTAGGACTAGGATTTATGGCAATGTCCTTAACATCATCAGTAAAATATTTACCAATTAATAAGGCCGGAATTGGGTCAGGTATCGTTAACTCTTCTAGATATGTTGGACAGGCCATTGGTATGGCTCTTCTCGTTACCATTTTAAATAGTAATGTCAATATTGCTAAAACACAAATTAAGGAAACAGCGTATAACCAAATTGAAAAACGGGTTTTATCAACAGACGTAAAAAAAGTTGCTAAGAAGGAAATTGCAAAAACTTTCGATACGACTAAGAATAGTAATAGTATTTCAACCAAACAAAGCAATATGGGCGATACAATCAAAACAGCTGCTCAAAAAACAGATAATCTTCCAGAACCTAAAAAGGGGAGCAATTATAGAAAGATTTATGATACAAATCAGTTATTGATCAATGGAGTTGAAACCATTAGTTCAAGTGTCTCTCAGTTATCAAGCAGTTTAAAAACTATATCTGGAGAACAAGCTAAAGTTGGTACAGCGGTTAAATTATTAGCTCAAAGGGATGAATTATCATCTGCTCTTAAAGTCATTGTCAATGAAAAAAATGATCAGTTAAGCAGGGCATTTGATAATGTATTTATTGTAGGAGCAATCGTTGTATTGATATGTACTCCGTCAGCTCTGATGACAGAAAAGCGAAAAGTTGAATAA
- a CDS encoding glycosyltransferase family 2 protein has protein sequence MKKLVSIIVPVFNVEKYLRQCLDSILGQTFNQFEVIIVNDGSTDNSGAICQEYEARDNRIVYLEKENGGVSEARNLGLDFATSEYIIFIDSDDWIEPTYVEVLYEKIEEYQADIVFENYTSFNDEDSNFYFHMSNDYYEEIYDNYSVMNLLNDSRESKNAALIVPWAKIYRKEILNDLHFPLARTGEDALFNLKVFLKSEKIVYIHKGSYIYRHRGESLSRNWTVDWFNESLLIQEERLSMLATLGYPLRAYKKGYMDSLNFFISEIENRKLPKSHIFYQMKEKRDLLNYLTPMHKDNKKAIILVSHFRNLYEIQTTIKSICFHNRSLRFYLVNHASTV, from the coding sequence ATGAAAAAACTCGTTAGCATTATTGTGCCAGTCTTTAATGTAGAAAAATACTTAAGGCAATGTCTGGATAGTATTTTAGGACAGACTTTTAATCAGTTCGAGGTCATTATTGTGAATGATGGTTCGACGGATAATTCTGGTGCTATTTGTCAGGAATATGAAGCACGAGATAACCGAATTGTTTATCTAGAAAAGGAAAATGGAGGCGTGTCCGAAGCGCGTAATTTAGGATTAGACTTTGCTACTTCTGAATATATTATTTTTATAGACTCTGATGATTGGATTGAACCGACTTATGTTGAAGTCTTATATGAAAAAATTGAAGAATATCAAGCAGATATTGTTTTTGAAAATTATACCAGCTTCAATGATGAAGATTCTAACTTTTACTTCCATATGTCAAATGACTATTATGAAGAAATTTATGACAATTATTCAGTAATGAACTTATTAAATGATTCTAGAGAGTCGAAAAATGCCGCTTTAATTGTTCCTTGGGCAAAAATTTATCGAAAAGAAATTCTTAATGATCTTCACTTTCCATTGGCAAGGACGGGGGAAGATGCCTTATTTAATTTGAAAGTTTTCTTGAAATCAGAAAAAATAGTCTATATCCATAAAGGATCTTATATTTATCGACATCGAGGAGAGAGTTTATCGCGTAATTGGACGGTTGACTGGTTTAATGAGAGTCTTTTAATTCAAGAGGAACGATTATCAATGTTGGCGACTCTGGGATATCCACTGAGGGCGTATAAAAAAGGTTATATGGATTCGTTAAATTTCTTTATTTCAGAAATTGAAAATAGGAAGCTACCAAAGTCTCACATCTTTTACCAAATGAAAGAAAAGAGAGATTTATTAAACTATCTTACACCGATGCATAAAGACAATAAAAAAGCCATTATTTTGGTATCCCACTTTCGCAATCTGTACGAAATTCAAACGACTATTAAGTCCATTTGTTTTCATAATCGCTCACTCCGCTTTTATCTTGTAAATCATGCTTCAACCGTATAA
- a CDS encoding copper homeostasis protein CutC gives MPIYEFCAENVTNLEKAFKAGAQRVELCDNLAVGGTTPSYGVIKAAVELAKDYQAKVIVMIRPRGGDFVYSQQELAIMLEDIKCARDLGVDGFALGALTSENQLDTEALKALLDACRGLEVTMHMAFDQIPKADQPSAIQWLKDHGVTRLLTRAGTPETDLESRLKRYAELVGLAEGQLEILAGGGISLANRDQFLAIPGLEQVHGTRVAF, from the coding sequence ATGCCAATTTATGAATTTTGTGCAGAGAATGTCACTAACTTAGAAAAAGCTTTTAAAGCCGGTGCTCAACGCGTGGAGTTGTGTGATAATCTGGCTGTTGGAGGCACGACGCCTTCTTATGGTGTCATAAAGGCAGCCGTTGAGCTGGCCAAGGATTATCAGGCTAAGGTGATTGTGATGATCCGTCCACGAGGGGGCGACTTTGTCTATAGCCAGCAGGAATTGGCTATCATGCTAGAAGATATCAAATGTGCGCGTGACTTGGGTGTTGACGGCTTTGCACTTGGTGCTTTGACTTCAGAAAATCAACTCGATACAGAGGCTCTAAAGGCCTTGCTAGATGCCTGTCGAGGCTTAGAGGTTACCATGCATATGGCCTTTGACCAGATTCCTAAAGCAGATCAACCTAGTGCTATCCAATGGCTTAAGGACCACGGTGTGACGCGTCTTCTCACACGTGCTGGGACTCCCGAGACTGATTTAGAATCACGCTTGAAACGTTATGCAGAATTGGTTGGGTTAGCAGAAGGTCAGTTGGAGATTTTAGCCGGTGGTGGTATCTCCCTGGCTAATCGTGACCAATTTCTTGCCATACCTGGTCTTGAGCAAGTTCATGGAACACGTGTCGCCTTTTAG
- a CDS encoding TetR/AcrR family transcriptional regulator: protein MAERKISEKSLENLKRFNQENKAITRESIEISLLQLLEKKDFKKITISELVERAGVSRAAFYRNYGSKEEILKSIFESSIAKITKSLDGYNLKTDLYQVWVYLLKEVKKEAKIISLAIDYNFEQVLTKAVYDFLEKRNGSSSNGSGSYLNSFWSSAIVSVISKWVKDGMKTPAEKIAKLGLPLFPHKKK, encoded by the coding sequence ATGGCAGAAAGAAAAATCTCAGAGAAATCCTTGGAAAATCTGAAACGATTTAACCAAGAAAACAAGGCAATTACACGAGAATCCATCGAAATTTCTCTCCTGCAATTGTTGGAGAAAAAAGACTTTAAAAAGATTACCATATCGGAACTGGTTGAGCGTGCAGGTGTATCTCGTGCTGCCTTTTATCGCAATTATGGGTCCAAGGAAGAGATTTTGAAGTCTATTTTTGAGTCTAGTATTGCAAAGATTACCAAGTCTTTGGACGGCTATAATCTCAAGACAGATCTTTACCAAGTCTGGGTTTATCTCCTTAAAGAAGTCAAAAAAGAAGCCAAAATCATCAGTCTTGCCATTGATTATAATTTTGAGCAGGTATTGACCAAGGCTGTTTATGATTTTTTGGAAAAACGAAATGGTAGCTCATCAAATGGTTCCGGTAGCTACCTTAATTCCTTCTGGAGCTCGGCTATTGTTTCAGTAATTTCCAAATGGGTCAAGGATGGCATGAAGACCCCAGCAGAAAAGATTGCTAAGCTCGGCCTTCCCCTTTTTCCACATAAGAAGAAGTAG
- a CDS encoding DegV family protein produces the protein MIADSGCDYRSLDNLAPDTEFVSVPLTIQVGETIYRDDAQLNIDQMMEEMYATTTASKSACPSPDDYMKSFEGADNIVVVTITGTLSGSYNSAEIAKKIYLEEHPDTKIHVIDSLSAGGEVDLLVRKLNRLVAEGLDFNQVLDAITAYQSKTKLLFVLAKVDNLVKNGRLSKLVGTVVGLLNIRMVGEASMTGTLELLQKARGQKKAIKAAFDELIKAGYTGGHITIAHRNNDKFIEHFSELVREKFAHASIETLPTSGLCSFYAEEGGLLMGYEI, from the coding sequence ATTATTGCGGATTCAGGCTGTGACTACCGTTCTTTAGACAATCTGGCACCAGATACGGAGTTTGTCAGTGTCCCTTTGACTATCCAAGTGGGCGAAACCATTTACAGGGATGATGCCCAACTCAATATTGATCAAATGATGGAGGAGATGTATGCGACTACAACTGCTTCAAAATCTGCTTGTCCAAGTCCTGATGACTACATGAAGTCCTTTGAAGGGGCGGACAATATCGTCGTCGTGACGATTACTGGAACCCTTTCTGGTAGCTATAATAGTGCTGAAATCGCTAAGAAAATTTATCTTGAAGAGCATCCTGATACCAAGATTCACGTCATTGATAGCCTGTCAGCTGGTGGCGAGGTCGACCTGCTCGTTCGTAAGCTCAATCGCTTAGTTGCTGAAGGCCTTGATTTTAACCAAGTCCTTGATGCTATCACAGCTTACCAATCTAAGACTAAGTTGCTCTTTGTTTTAGCCAAAGTTGATAATTTGGTGAAAAATGGTCGTCTAAGTAAACTAGTTGGCACCGTTGTTGGACTCCTCAATATCCGTATGGTCGGTGAAGCTAGTATGACGGGTACCCTTGAGTTACTTCAAAAAGCTCGTGGTCAAAAGAAAGCTATCAAAGCTGCCTTTGATGAACTGATCAAGGCTGGTTATACAGGTGGACATATTACGATTGCCCACCGCAACAATGACAAATTTATCGAGCACTTCTCTGAATTGGTTCGTGAAAAATTTGCCCATGCAAGCATCGAAACCCTTCCAACTTCTGGACTTTGTAGTTTTTATGCCGAAGAAGGCGGACTCCTTATGGGATATGAAATTTAA
- a CDS encoding MFS transporter: protein MKQKHSHFLIPGILLLGIVLRAPFTTLSTVLSDIASGLGVEVSSLGLLTSLPLLTFAIFSPFAARWAKRFGIERLFLGVLIVMTLGSALRTVNLPLLYAGTLLVGAGIAFINVLLPSLIQANEPNQLGFLTTLYITAMGLSTAVASSVAVPITKATSWQGLVWVLTAVCALALVVWLPNVRHNHYLEQDTSTSENSGSWYKSGKVWAIMIFGGLQSLFFYTTITWLPTMATQASVGEANAGILASVFTLTSIPFSMIVPSLITKLSDRNRHLMLVTTILAGLVGVAMLLVNTNSFVYWLVLNLLIGSSASVLFPYMMVVFSMKASSPEKTAQLSGLSQTGGYIFAALGPVLFGSSKQLFNSWTPAVLILLVLTLIMGIALYKVEKTDVIL from the coding sequence ATGAAACAGAAACATTCACATTTTCTAATCCCTGGAATCCTTCTTCTAGGGATCGTTTTGCGGGCTCCGTTCACAACCTTGTCCACTGTCTTATCAGACATTGCTTCTGGTCTAGGTGTTGAGGTCAGTTCACTCGGTCTCTTGACAAGTCTGCCTCTCTTGACCTTTGCCATATTCTCGCCTTTTGCGGCTAGGTGGGCCAAACGCTTTGGTATCGAAAGACTCTTCCTAGGTGTTTTAATTGTGATGACTCTTGGTTCTGCTCTGCGTACCGTCAATCTCCCTCTTCTTTATGCGGGAACGCTTTTAGTCGGAGCTGGGATTGCCTTTATCAACGTCCTTCTCCCAAGCCTAATTCAGGCTAATGAGCCAAATCAGTTAGGATTCTTAACCACACTCTACATTACAGCCATGGGCTTGTCCACAGCCGTGGCTTCATCGGTAGCCGTTCCAATCACTAAGGCAACCTCATGGCAAGGTTTGGTCTGGGTATTGACAGCAGTCTGTGCCTTGGCTCTTGTGGTTTGGCTTCCTAATGTCCGCCATAATCATTATTTAGAACAAGATACTTCTACCAGCGAAAACTCAGGCAGTTGGTATAAGAGCGGCAAAGTCTGGGCCATCATGATTTTCGGTGGATTACAGTCACTCTTCTTCTATACCACTATCACTTGGCTTCCAACCATGGCTACTCAAGCTAGTGTCGGCGAAGCCAATGCCGGAATTCTAGCTTCCGTTTTTACACTGACGAGTATTCCATTCTCTATGATTGTTCCTAGCCTAATCACGAAACTTTCTGATCGCAACCGTCATTTGATGCTAGTAACCACTATCCTAGCGGGATTAGTCGGAGTTGCCATGCTTTTGGTTAATACCAACAGCTTTGTTTATTGGTTGGTCCTTAACCTCTTAATCGGAAGTTCTGCTAGTGTCCTATTCCCTTACATGATGGTTGTCTTTTCAATGAAGGCTAGCTCTCCTGAAAAAACAGCCCAACTATCAGGGTTATCCCAAACCGGAGGCTATATCTTTGCAGCCCTTGGTCCAGTCTTGTTCGGTTCAAGCAAACAACTCTTTAACTCTTGGACCCCTGCTGTTTTAATTCTTCTCGTCTTGACCCTAATTATGGGAATAGCCCTCTATAAAGTCGAAAAAACAGACGTTATTTTGTAA
- a CDS encoding alpha/beta hydrolase, producing the protein MKFHEFGDKNLPPILLIHGGGSSWWSYLRQARILSHKYHVILPTLNGHGEEYQKDYISTEDSAQEILNYVRQNCDGKLFALGGVSLGGQIAMELLSLDSDIAEKAIIDGSICIPQPSLARLCILLVALFGKLMFSKSSCKLQLSLMNKFYPQLAYPDEIKNYYIEDIPRTPIKTLVTIYKTYMGHYKLNSRISKSKAQVHYIYGEKELNCVKESARLFQQLYPNTILYEAKGYNHGYLSAYLPQEWIELVVPFLENNN; encoded by the coding sequence ATGAAATTTCATGAATTTGGTGATAAAAATTTGCCTCCCATTTTATTAATACACGGTGGGGGTAGTTCTTGGTGGAGTTACCTTAGGCAAGCTCGTATCTTGTCTCATAAATACCATGTCATTCTACCAACACTCAATGGTCACGGAGAGGAGTATCAAAAGGATTATATATCAACGGAAGATTCGGCACAGGAAATTCTGAACTATGTTCGACAAAACTGTGATGGAAAACTGTTTGCTTTAGGTGGAGTTTCTCTTGGTGGTCAAATTGCTATGGAACTTTTGTCCTTAGACAGCGATATAGCTGAGAAAGCAATTATAGATGGAAGTATCTGTATTCCTCAACCAAGTTTGGCGAGACTTTGCATCCTACTGGTAGCATTATTCGGTAAACTGATGTTCAGTAAATCCTCTTGTAAACTTCAGTTAAGCTTAATGAATAAATTCTATCCCCAATTAGCTTATCCAGACGAGATAAAAAATTATTATATAGAGGATATACCAAGGACACCTATCAAAACATTAGTGACCATCTATAAAACCTATATGGGGCACTACAAATTGAATAGTAGGATTTCTAAAAGTAAGGCTCAGGTTCATTATATCTATGGTGAAAAAGAATTGAACTGTGTTAAGGAATCAGCTAGATTGTTTCAGCAGTTGTATCCCAACACTATCCTGTATGAAGCAAAGGGTTATAATCACGGCTATTTATCAGCCTACCTACCTCAAGAGTGGATTGAGTTGGTTGTTCCATTTTTGGAGAATAATAATTGA
- a CDS encoding helix-turn-helix domain-containing protein produces the protein MTFAKKLKSIRKQVGMSQELLAEKIGVSRQAVTKWETGAGIPDIENMISISNLFNISIDELICNERTSLKTSEYLFESITEYDIDKIKSYDMKFGGSEKFVLSGYKGEKIRVRLVSNLLSTLQNDFKVKIDDSRKRIDLDVKRYNGVTEATAKETVSIFVQIPTRYISHIECAVRAESVEIHSLECDNIELDLKTSRITLEDISGKVKINCNLDMEVLCHSLNGEIDINQISATSRIRIPENSLFTAVAKGIGTNIYYEKNGQKTEPFDSPDSDNIIELNGIKSELVIYTAEERG, from the coding sequence ATGACATTTGCCAAAAAATTAAAATCCATACGTAAACAAGTAGGGATGTCACAAGAACTTTTAGCTGAAAAAATCGGTGTATCAAGACAGGCTGTAACAAAGTGGGAAACAGGTGCTGGAATTCCAGATATCGAAAATATGATATCCATCTCAAACCTATTTAACATCTCTATCGATGAGCTAATCTGTAATGAAAGAACTAGTCTTAAGACAAGCGAATATCTTTTTGAGAGTATCACAGAGTATGATATTGATAAGATCAAGAGCTATGATATGAAATTTGGAGGCTCAGAAAAGTTTGTATTGTCCGGATACAAGGGAGAAAAGATTCGAGTTCGTCTGGTATCCAATCTTCTTTCTACACTTCAAAATGATTTTAAAGTAAAAATTGATGATAGTAGAAAAAGAATTGACCTAGATGTAAAACGTTACAATGGTGTAACAGAGGCAACGGCTAAAGAAACGGTCAGTATCTTTGTGCAAATCCCAACTCGCTATATTAGTCACATTGAATGTGCGGTTCGTGCAGAGTCTGTAGAAATTCACTCCCTAGAATGTGACAATATCGAACTTGACCTTAAAACATCTCGTATTACCCTAGAAGATATTTCAGGTAAAGTAAAAATAAACTGTAATCTTGATATGGAAGTATTATGTCATTCATTAAACGGTGAAATTGACATTAATCAGATTTCAGCAACATCCAGAATTCGTATTCCTGAAAACAGCCTATTTACTGCTGTTGCTAAAGGGATTGGAACAAACATTTATTATGAAAAAAATGGGCAAAAAACTGAACCATTCGATTCACCTGATTCAGATAATATAATTGAATTGAATGGAATTAAGAGTGAACTGGTTATCTATACAGCCGAAGAAAGAGGATAA
- a CDS encoding CPBP family intramembrane glutamic endopeptidase: MNVNYLKRYIISSYVLVWALIIFVAAPASLVFKVPPVIMWIVRNIVAWSPSYLLLFGWKYFRTDEKRTTFLKRCFSAKVSLLPLLSSFGLTFGLSILSLFLYSLMTKKTMFSYINLGTVSLPLSIFLSFTSGPTGEELGWRGYMREEFNKKYHFLKSSIDQGLVWCFWHTLLWVVDSKFTDWRAVPYIIANIVVITSITICMNIILEKYNNLIYSIFMHFGFNIIYVFLDADIGFFIILTLLYLLITPIAIHIRNKTVERL, from the coding sequence ATGAATGTAAATTATTTAAAAAGATACATCATCAGTTCTTATGTCCTTGTTTGGGCACTCATTATTTTTGTAGCAGCTCCTGCAAGTTTAGTATTTAAGGTTCCACCTGTTATCATGTGGATTGTACGAAATATCGTCGCATGGTCTCCATCATACCTTCTTTTATTTGGATGGAAGTATTTCAGGACTGATGAGAAAAGAACAACTTTCCTTAAGCGGTGTTTCTCTGCTAAAGTGTCGTTACTCCCACTGCTATCTTCATTTGGTCTTACATTTGGGCTCAGTATTTTATCACTCTTCCTCTACTCACTTATGACCAAAAAAACAATGTTCTCCTACATCAATCTAGGAACCGTATCATTGCCACTAAGTATTTTCTTATCATTTACATCAGGTCCGACTGGAGAAGAATTAGGGTGGCGTGGTTATATGAGAGAAGAATTTAATAAAAAATATCATTTTTTAAAATCCTCTATTGACCAAGGCCTAGTCTGGTGTTTCTGGCATACACTTCTGTGGGTTGTAGATTCAAAATTTACGGACTGGCGCGCGGTTCCTTATATTATTGCTAATATAGTTGTGATTACATCTATTACTATTTGTATGAATATTATTCTGGAAAAATATAATAATCTGATTTATTCTATTTTCATGCATTTTGGCTTTAATATCATTTATGTATTTTTGGATGCTGATATCGGATTTTTTATCATTTTGACCTTGCTATACCTACTTATCACTCCGATTGCAATTCATATACGAAATAAAACTGTGGAGAGATTATAA